The DNA window ACTCGGGGTCGTGGTACCACGCCCGGGCCTGCTCCATGGATGGGAACTCAATCACGACCATCGTGCTCGACGGTGGCGTTGTCCCCTCCACCACATCCATCTCCCCTCCACGCACCAAGTAGCGCCCGCCGTGCTTTTGGACCAGGGCCTGGACCTTCGGACCGTACTCTTCTAACCACGCTGGGTCTCGTATCTCCACTCGACCGATAAGATAGGCTGGCATACACATCTCCTTCCTTGTCTTTGCTGTGGGTCTGCTCCGGTTTGTATCACACGAGTCGCGTCGTGTCCTTGACGCAGCTCCCTCTTGTCCACTAGAAGGGAGGCTTCCATAGGAAGACCGGGACAAGAGAAGGTTCTGAGGAAGAGACGCTCCTGTCCGCCGTCCAAACCTGCAAAGAAGGAAAACATGGAGTCATTTTTTCGGTGGATCATCCGTTTTCGATGGCTGGTCATCGTACTGGCCCTCGCCAGTACAGTTCTGGCCGCCCTGCCCCTGCAAAGCCTGCGCTTTGAGGGCGATGTCGAGGCAAATTTCCCGGCCAACGACCCGGTCATCAACTATAACAAGATGGTCGAGGAACGCTTCGGCATACGCGATCTCATCATGATCGGCGTTTTCAACGACAATCCCGACGAAAACGGCGTCTTCAACCCCCGCACGCTGAGCCTGGTCAAAGAGTTCTCGGAAAAAATCGCCCTGCTGCCGGGCATCAAAGCGGTCCGCGACGAGGATGTGGCCAGCGTCGCCACCATGGACAANNNNNNNNNNNNNNNNNNNNNNNNNNNNNGCCGTGCCCGACACGCCAAGCGCCCTGGACAGTCTCAAACGCAGCCTGTTCGCCAACAGCATGTTCGTCAATTGGGTCGTGTCCCAGGACGGCACCGGGCTGCTGATTATGGCCAAGATGGAGCCAGGGGAAGGCACGCAGGAAAGCTCGGCCCAACGCATAGCGGTGTATACCACAATCCGTGACATGGTTCAGGAAAAAAAAGCGGCCGGTGTGCCTGAATCCTTCCACGTGGCCGGTCGCGGCGCGCTTGAGGTCAACTTTGAACGAGAGGGTCAGCGCGACTTGCAGACCTTCCTGCCCCTGATTCTGGTGGTGATTGTCACCACCCTGTACTGCACCTATCGCAGCCTGCGCGGCGTCCTGCTGCCCCTGGCTGTTGTCGTGGCGGCGGTGATCTGGACCCTGGGCATCATGGCCGCCACCGGCTTCCCGATGTTCTTCGTCACCTCAATGATGCCGGTCGTGCTGATGGCGGTCGGAGTCGCCGACGGCATTCATATTCTGAGCCGCTATTACGACGAACTGTTGGAACACCCGGACACGTCCTCGTCCGAAGCCGTAATCGCCGCCATGCGCGAGATGTGGCAACCCGTCATTCTGACCTCCTTGACCACCGCCGCCGGCTTCCTATCCTTTCTGACTGCGGCCATGGTCCCGGTGCGTTATTTTGGCGTCTTTACCGGGGTCGGATGGTCTTCTCGCTGACCCTGCTGCCGGCCCTGCTGAGTCTGCTGCCGCCGACCGTCAGCCGCGGCTTGCGCCAGCAGATGCTCCGCAGCGGCGACCTGACCGCCACCGGCTGGGCGGCCAGCCTGCTGTCACGCCTGGGGCGAGGCGTGGCCCGTCGTCCGGCAGCGGTGTGGGTCCCGACCGCGCTCGTCGTCGGGCTGTGCCTGTTCGGCGCCCAGCGCAGCGTCTGTCATCCGCATGTTTGACGCGCACCACGAATTGCGCGTCGGCGACACCATCTTGCGCGACAAATTTCAGGGTACCGTGCCCATCTATGTGGCGATTGAGGGCCAGCAACCGGACCGCCTCAAAGACCCACAGCTGCTGGCTCAACTCGACCGCCTCCAGGCCACGGTCGAGCAAGACCCCCAGGTTGGCGGCTCGCTGTCGCTGGCCGAATACATCAAACGCATGAACCGGGTCATGAACGAGGACCGGCCCGAGATGGAAGTCGTCCCCAGCTCACGTGACCTGGTGGCCCAGTATCTGCTGCTGTACTCGTTCTCCGGCGACCCCGACGACTTTGATGAGATCGTCGACTATGACTACCGGCACGCCAATGTCACGGTCTATCTGCGGTCCGATACAACCCGGGATGTCGAGCGGGTGGTGGGGACGATCCGAGACTTTGCCATCCAGGAATTTGGCCATAATGGAGACACCGACGCGGCCGCCCACGACGCACCGATGATCCGCTTTGGCCGCTGGCTGGCCGGCATTCAGCCCACCGTCCTGGGCTGGGAAACCGACAGCGGTTTTCGGATCGGCATTGCCGGCAACGGCTATATGCTGAACCGCATGAACGAGCTGGTTGTGTCCGGCCAGCTGGCGAGTCTGGTCACCTCACTGGGCGCGGTCTTTGTGCTGACTACCCTGATGTTCCGCTCGTGGGTCGCGGGCCTGATCAACGTCATTCCGATCAGCCTGGTCATGGTGTTCAGCTTCGGTCTGCTGGGGCTGCTCAACATCCCGCTGGAGGTCGGCAAATCGCTGACCGCGTCCATGGTCATTGGCATCGGCATTGACTACACGATTCACTTTCTCAACAAGTATCGGGTCAAAGTCCGGGACGGCCTGACCGACCCGGTAGACATTACGGCCGCGACCATGGCCACCTCGGGCAAAGCCATCTTTTTTAATGCGGTGGTCGTCATCGGCGGCTTCCTGGTCTTTCTGACTTCGAGCTTCCGCCCCAACTTCTACCTCGGCGCCATGCTGTCGCTGAACATGGGGGCGTGTTTGCTCGTCTCAATGACGGTGCTGCCGGCGATCCTGAACAGGTTCCGGCCCCGCTTTGTGTACGGCCCGCCCTCGGCCTCGCCCGACGTGCCACGTCCCTAAGGGGGTCAAGTGATTCACCATTCGTCGCGCCCCTCACGCATCAACTCTTCTGCGGGCGTGTGTGCGCGCCCCTGGGTCAGCTGGCGAAGTTGTGCCGCGAGTTCTCCAAATGTCGGTTCAAGCTCGCTGAAAAGAGCCTGACGCAAAATCTCCCGGTGCTCAGCCTCAACCGACCGCCCGTGTCGTGCAGCGCGCCGTTTCAGACGAATGATGAGGTCGTCATCGAGATTTCGGACGTGTAGATTTCCAGGCATGAGATGCTCCATTGAGATATATGGGAGCATTGACCTCAACTTTTTTGCTCTTTTTCAAGCGTTTTCAAGTCAGTCCGCCCGGCAAAGGCAATCGTAATAACAACAGAGAGCAAAAGGACATCACGATTGCCTTCGGCGCCGGATCCAATAGTAGGGATGCGCGGCTGCGACCAGGCTGTGGCGGGTCAAACGACACCAGGCCGGGATATCCTGGGGCGCGCCGGGGTCGCGGGCGGTCAAGGCCAGCAGCTGGTCGGCCTGGAGTCGCTTCATCCGCAGCCGAAGCTCCAAGACCAGGTCGCCACAGCTCATGTCCCCGGCATCCCACACCGCGTCGGGTTTCAGCTCGGTTTCAGGCTGAGGCTCAGCCTCCTCTGGTCCAAGCGCCGTCTCGGGCGGACTGCCGTCGGACCAGAGACAGGCGGGCCGCTCCAGGTTCCGGGCCTGGCCCTCGTGTCGGTTGGCCCACCGCCAGCCGCTCCAGTAGCACGGGTGACGCCGAATGTAGCGCACGGCGTCGGCCAGGAACTCCGGCACCGGCCGCTCATAGCCGGCGGCAATACAGGCGACACAGCGCGGGGTGGTTTTGAATCCGGACGCCACACAGATGACGTAGGCGTGGCTGCATAAGACGCGCCCACAGCTCATACACGTCAATGCGCCCAAGCGCTCCAGCTCGGCCAGCAACGCGACCCGACGCCGTTCTTCGGCCTCCTCATCGCCGTCACCCTCGTCTTCAAGGGCAATCGTGATGTCCTTTTGCTCTCTTCTGTTATCACGATTGCCTTTGTCAAACAGACTATCGAACTCCTTGTCCATGGTGTGTCTTCTTTTAATCCACCAGCGCCTGATAGCTCAGCACACGCAGGTCACGACGAATCGGGTAGGAGGACGAAGGCATCAGCTGGGTCAGGAAGAGGACGCTCATATCTTCGACCGGATCGATCCAAAACGCCGTGCTCGCCGCCCCGCCCCAGGCATATTCCCCGGGCGAGCCGACAATGCCACTCTTGGCCGGATCGAGCACAACCGAAAAACCGAGCCCAAAGCCGATTCCGTCAAACGGCATTTCGCTGAACACCTTCTGACCGATGCCGGCCAGATCGGTATTGCCGGGCAGGTGATTGATGGTCATGAATTCGACCGTCTTGCGACCCAGAATACGCTCGCCGTTCAACTCGCCTTTATTTCGCAACATGCGCATGAAGCGCAGATAGTCGGCAGCGCTGGACACCAGCCCGCCGCCACCCGACAGAAAGCTGGGTTTGCGGCAGTACGGACTGTCCGGCGGGCTGTCGGCCAGCCGCAGCCCGCCTGCGTCGTATTCATAGTTGGCGCCGAAGCGGGAGACTTTATCCTCGGGCACGAAAAACCCCGTGTCGGTCATGCCCAGCGGGGCGAAAATGTGTTCGGCCAAGTAGGCGTCCAGGCTCATACCGGACAGGACCTCCACCAGGTAGCCCAGGACATCGGTCGCCACGCTGTAGCTCCAGCGCGTGCCCGGCGAGAACAGCAGCGGCAGCTCGCCCAGCGTTTCGACCATGTCGTGCAAGGTTCCGCTGGAGCGGGAGCCTTCCACCCCACGCGCCCGGTACATGGCGTCAACGGGATGGAGGTTCATGAAACCGTAGGTCAGGCCGGAGGTGTGGGTCAGCAGATCGCTGATGCGCATCTTACGCTCGGCCGGAACGCTGCGGTAGTCATCGCGGTCGCCGGACTCGAACACTTCGAGGTGCTTAAAGGCCGGGATGAAGGCCGAGACCGGGGTATCGAGCTGAAAGACGCCCCGCTCGTACAGGCTCATGAGGGCGACGCTGGTGATGGGTTTGGTCATTGAGTAGATACGAAAAATGGTATCGTCTTCGACTGGAACCCGGGCTTCAACATCCCGCCACCCATACCGGTCGAGATAGACCGGCTGGCCGCGTCGGGCGACGACTACCAGATAGCCGGGCAGCTTGCCGCTCTCGACATAGTCTTTGAGGTAGACGGCAATCCGCCCCAGGCGGGAAGAACTCAGGCCCAGGCTTTCAGGGGCGACACACTCAATGCACGTACTCATGGGAGCTGCTCTCCTGTCACGATCTCCAGATCATGGCCAAAAGTGCGCGGCTTGGCAACACAAGACAGCCGCCTGGGCGGAGAAGTCGGGCGCTCGGCTATTTCAAGGTCAAAGGCAGGATGTGTACGGAGCAGGACCTTTCTCAAGAAGATGCCGGGACGAAGGGGTTCCGAAGCCGTACACTCCCATACAAGGCTTTTCGGGAAAGCGAGGATCGTAACGATTCGCCATAGTGCAGGAACTGGCGGCCAAGCTCCCGCAGCAAGTGCACATTTTAGGGTAGTTGCCGAAATCGACACCACGACATGACAACGTCATGATGGTGTCAGTCATATACACGGAGGCGGCTATAAGCAAATTATCAAAACGCTCAACTGTCTACTTTGAACCGTCCATTCATCAAGCCTCAAAATTGAAGGCTGCTACATCAGACCTTTCAATCTCTGCCATCGTTGATAAAGCCGTGCGTCTCCTGATGCGTGAGGACCAGGAAGACCTCGCCACCTTCGCAGAAAGAGCCAAGGAGCCCAAAATCAGCTACGAAGCCCTGCTCAATGACCTCAAAAAGCACGGCAAAATATAAGATCACTTTCTTCTGGCCGGGGGTTTTCCCAGCAGGACGGCGGCCAGGGCGGGTTTGTGGAGGCGCTCAAGGGTGCGGCGAATCCAGGCCCGATTCTCTTTTTTATACCAGAAGAAAAAGCGGTTCTGGTCTCTCTTGGCCTGGGCCGTGCGGGGGGTGCTGACCGGCTCCAGGCTATACGGGTGGTAGCCCGAATAATACATGACCGTGGCAACCGTCATCGGGGTGGGCGTGAAGTCTTGCACCTGTTCGAGCTGAAAACCCAATTCCTTGGTCTGACAGGCCAACTCAGCCATGTCTTCCAGGCCTGAGCCGGGGTGGCTGGAGATAAAATACGGAATCAGCTGCTGGGCCAAGCCGGCCTTGTGGCACCACTGCTCAAATTTCTGCTGAAACTCCTTGAACAGCCGAAACGACGGTTTGCGCATGACCTTGAGCACCGCATCCGAGGTATGCTCGGGCGCCACCTTGAGCCGACCGGAGACGTGCTGGGTCACCAGCTGACGGGTGTATTCCTCGTAATGCTTGTCTTTTTCCTCTTGCCCGTTTTTCGCCACCAGCAGATCGTAACGCACGCCGCTGGCCACAAAGGCTTTCTTGACTTCGGGATGGGCGGCCGCGCTTTTGTAGATGTCGATCAAAGGCGCGTGATCGGTCTCGAGGTTGTAACAGACGCTGGGATGAATACACGACGGGCTGACACAGTTGTCGCAGATGGACTGATCCTTGCCCTTCATTTTGTACATATTGGCCGAGGGGCCGCCCAGGTCACTGATATAGCCCTTGAAACCCGGCATGTGGGTGACCTGCTCGACTTCCTTCATGATCGAGGCTTTGGAGCGGCTGGCAATCATCTTGCCCTGATGGGCCGAGATGGTGCAAAAGCTGCACCCGCCAAAACAGCCGCGGTGCAGGGTGACCGAGAATTTCACCGTTTCAAAGGCTGGTATCGGACCGCGTTTAATGTATTTGGGATGGGGC is part of the Desulfurellaceae bacterium genome and encodes:
- a CDS encoding DUF1330 domain-containing protein: MPAYLIGRVEIRDPAWLEEYGPKVQALVQKHGGRYLVRGGEMDVVEGTTPPSSTMVVIEFPSMEQARAWYHDPEYAPLITLRQSGSDAELILVDGLSDS
- a CDS encoding MMPL family transporter, which produces AVPDTPSALDSLKRSLFANSMFVNWVVSQDGTGLLIMAKMEPGEGTQESSAQRIAVYTTIRDMVQEKKAAGVPESFHVAGRGALEVNFEREGQRDLQTFLPLILVVIVTTLYCTYRSLRGVLLPLAVVVAAVIWTLGIMAATGFPMFFVTSMMPVVLMAVGVADGIHILSRYYDELLEHPDTSSSEAVIAAMREMWQPVILTSLTTAAGFLSFLTAAMVPVRYFGVFTGVGWSSR
- a CDS encoding MMPL family transporter, translated to MFDAHHELRVGDTILRDKFQGTVPIYVAIEGQQPDRLKDPQLLAQLDRLQATVEQDPQVGGSLSLAEYIKRMNRVMNEDRPEMEVVPSSRDLVAQYLLLYSFSGDPDDFDEIVDYDYRHANVTVYLRSDTTRDVERVVGTIRDFAIQEFGHNGDTDAAAHDAPMIRFGRWLAGIQPTVLGWETDSGFRIGIAGNGYMLNRMNELVVSGQLASLVTSLGAVFVLTTLMFRSWVAGLINVIPISLVMVFSFGLLGLLNIPLEVGKSLTASMVIGIGIDYTIHFLNKYRVKVRDGLTDPVDITAATMATSGKAIFFNAVVVIGGFLVFLTSSFRPNFYLGAMLSLNMGACLLVSMTVLPAILNRFRPRFVYGPPSASPDVPRP
- a CDS encoding sulfurtransferase TusA family protein — translated: MDKEFDSLFDKGNRDNRREQKDITIALEDEGDGDEEAEERRRVALLAELERLGALTCMSCGRVLCSHAYVICVASGFKTTPRCVACIAAGYERPVPEFLADAVRYIRRHPCYWSGWRWANRHEGQARNLERPACLWSDGSPPETALGPEEAEPQPETELKPDAVWDAGDMSCGDLVLELRLRMKRLQADQLLALTARDPGAPQDIPAWCRLTRHSLVAAAHPYYWIRRRRQS
- a CDS encoding beta-lactamase family protein; this encodes MSTCIECVAPESLGLSSSRLGRIAVYLKDYVESGKLPGYLVVVARRGQPVYLDRYGWRDVEARVPVEDDTIFRIYSMTKPITSVALMSLYERGVFQLDTPVSAFIPAFKHLEVFESGDRDDYRSVPAERKMRISDLLTHTSGLTYGFMNLHPVDAMYRARGVEGSRSSGTLHDMVETLGELPLLFSPGTRWSYSVATDVLGYLVEVLSGMSLDAYLAEHIFAPLGMTDTGFFVPEDKVSRFGANYEYDAGGLRLADSPPDSPYCRKPSFLSGGGGLVSSAADYLRFMRMLRNKGELNGERILGRKTVEFMTINHLPGNTDLAGIGQKVFSEMPFDGIGFGLGFSVVLDPAKSGIVGSPGEYAWGGAASTAFWIDPVEDMSVLFLTQLMPSSSYPIRRDLRVLSYQALVD
- a CDS encoding YgiQ family radical SAM protein; translated protein: MRQLSDWLPTTRKEVELRGWDALDVILISGDAYVDHPAFGHAVVGRLLESAGLRVAIVPQPNWRDDLRDFTKLGPPRLFFGISSGCMDPMVNHYTAAKRRRSTDAYTPGGQAGFRPDYAASVYCRILKQFYPDVPVVLGGIEGSLRRVTHYDYWSDQLKPSILVDSGADLLVYGMGEQSLRALVRLLAKGVPFSSLKTIPQTAFLQTGSHALPKNKNWQTLRLASHEACLADKKTFARNFKHIEQESNKQFARRLVQQVGDQTVVINPPFQTMSEAEIDGAFDLPYTRLPHPKYIKRGPIPAFETVKFSVTLHRGCFGGCSFCTISAHQGKMIASRSKASIMKEVEQVTHMPGFKGYISDLGGPSANMYKMKGKDQSICDNCVSPSCIHPSVCYNLETDHAPLIDIYKSAAAHPEVKKAFVASGVRYDLLVAKNGQEEKDKHYEEYTRQLVTQHVSGRLKVAPEHTSDAVLKVMRKPSFRLFKEFQQKFEQWCHKAGLAQQLIPYFISSHPGSGLEDMAELACQTKELGFQLEQVQDFTPTPMTVATVMYYSGYHPYSLEPVSTPRTAQAKRDQNRFFFWYKKENRAWIRRTLERLHKPALAAVLLGKPPARRK